CAGGGTCACCCGCTCTCTGGGGCTCCTGGCTTTCTCCTGGGGACCccaagaaagcagaaaaaaaaaaacgataagGAATGAGAGCTCGTGACGACTGACTTAATAAAGCACTTAAAACTCACTTATTTCAAATGCTCTTATTGCTTCTGGTTTGCCCGACTCGAACCCCGTCACTCCCAGGATCACGAGAAAGAAGGGGGTGGAGATACGGTGTGGCGGGCGGGGTTTACCATCTCTCTTAGCTTCCTCTCGGCTCGCAGCTCTCGGTCCTGCTGCAGCAGCGCCATCCTTTCTCCCACGCCCCACGCGAAGAAGATGTCGTGGATGTCGAAGAGCGCCGCACGCAGCTGGGGGAGAtggaaaacaacacacacagagttcagaCTGCGTGATGCCGCATTGCCTTCGATCTGCCACGTGCTTCTTACAACGCTCCACAAAAGAGAGCGCGCGCGGACTCTTTCCTCCCCTTTTCCACCCGAACTCCGTCCTGCCGGCCCAGACTTCCTCACGCGCATTCAGCGAACACGATGCCACGTGCCGAAGCGCGGAAGTGCGTTCACCTGAGCTCGCACCCTCTCCTGCAGGGAGAGGTCCTGGGCGGACAGCGCCGCTCTCTTCCCTGGAACTTCGTTCTGGAAGGAACGGATGAACTCCTGCGTGTCctagggaaacacacacagagtaaatcGGCAGGATGTATATTTTAGATCAATCCCCAGTCCTCTGCGGAGCGATTCTTCTGTATGCACATACATAGAACAAGGACAAAAACAGCACTATCCAAATAGAAGCCCAGTCGTTCGtataaataacacaaattaaTTGTCCCAGCAAAAGAAAATCCATCCCTCGGGTCAtgaatatacttttttttttaatagaagaaCATTCAGATATACACCAGAGCATTACTTAactattaaaattattacacagtAATTTATACATATTAAACAAAGGTAAAAGAAACGAGGAAAACATCTTatacatgtgtatgtatatcttaaataaaaaaaaagataaaatagcAATTTATTAACTCCGGCAGAGAAATTCACACAGGGCAGCCCAACACGTCACAGAAGAAAAGTGCAGCAATACCAAcaagtaaaagaaataaataaaatgaacaattacACGTTAGTTACCCCAGACGTGTATGTGTACGGTGAAAACATGGTAACACCTTGAGCcccttaattttaccacaaaatggttatttgatgagaatcagtgtttctcatgtgacataacaggtgtgtaaagaccaattCTCTATGTTGCTATGTTGCTTCAGAGGAAAACGTGTGTGTAGTAAGAACACACGagcagtgcaggtgcaaaaataagcgaagctCAAATTGCACGCATTAaatcaagtaggtaagtagaatcgggtgtgtaaatcatagcaattcattcatttcataaaATTACGCAAGTTTATTTGAATGTTCTATACGAGAATAATGAGCATCCCACCTAGCAgtactgtatgaatgtgtgcgATGTGCGCTGATGTTACTTTTAATGCTTGTATATAGGTATGGGACTGTGTGTGTCGTCTCACCTGCACAGTCTGACGCAGGTGTTTAACCTTCTCTGTGCTCAGCAGCCTGCGTGTGAGGAAACCGCGGGCTAAAGCGGTGAGGCGACACAGCGCCCTCTGCTGTTCGGGCAACACCGCCTGCTGCGACAGTGACaggggttacggttagggtgcGTTTGAGAATAATTTCTTCCTGTTGAAACAGAATCACTGACTGTCTCACACATTCACGCAGGTTCCTACCAGAGTCAGCCTGCTCCGGGTCCTACTGGCTCCCGGGGAAGGCCCCCACGGGTAGACCGGTGACCGGACCGTCACTGACGGCACATGGGAGCTGACAGCGGGCGAATACCCTGGAGGGACACCAGAGGACATTCAGTTCCCAGACCACCCTGGCACTGTacacagtgtaaacagtgtaaatctCAGCATGTGTGGCCCATTTATTCAAAGTTTGACAACACTGTAACCATAGCAACTGGGGACCTTTGCTGAGAGCACTGGGTCCAGGCAGTTTATCAGCTTGCAGGATGGGTGTCAAAGGGGAGCAGTTCTCACTCAGGGCCTCAGAATCGCGCCCCGGGCCCTTTGCAAGCACCAACTCGTCGCCCTGCTCTCTCCACTTCCTCTCCTGCACAGGCACACCattggggggggttgggggttcatCCAGCAAGAGAGTCACCAAACACAAGACAGCAGAATGCAAGAGTCAGTGTGAGCTGTCTGTAGACACGTGCAGTTCCACCAGCTGACCTGTAGGGGGGGCTGTGCCCTTTCCTGTTCAGCTCTGACCGCAGAAAATCGGTGGGAGTTTTCCTCCTGCGGCTGCTGTCGTAtgtcctccaggacctgtgcctcACCTgggtgcacacgcacacacacacacacacataaataaaaagatatcAATACTCAGGGTGCATTTTAATATCTGCATAATAAAATCTGCCTGATGCATGGAACATACACAGCGAGAACTCACTAGCTGATACACAATTCtcacatttgcatattaatattcattttggTGCGGCGAAGGGTGAAATGAGAACGAGCCAACCGAGACGCACACAAATTGaagcagtaaataaaagtgaGGCAAGTgagcaaagaggaggaagaaaaaaaaaaaaaaaaaaaaaaaccgcctcctcaacttatgaacacaacgGAGATCAAAGTCTGTCTTTCTATTCACTCGTATTTATTAGCAGATGcgcttctccaaaacaacgtacaattatttacctatttatacagttgggtaattttcctggagcaattcaggataaatatcttgctcaagggtactacacttggaggtgggattcgaacctgcgacctttgggtccatgCAGATTACACGATTTCGTTAcgaagctgtaaacactgtgggagggAGCTGAACCGAGGCGGTCCAACACTCATGTTCCGAGCGCTCTTTAGGGCCACCTATCGGCTGCCTGCTTAAACACAAGTCTCCCGCACTCTGCCGCGTACGAACGCGGATACGAAGTGACGAAAGCTGTTGAAAATAAAGCCGACTAACCGCGTGTACGCGGCACGCAGAGGGCGTTTGTACGACGGACTCACCTGCGGCACCATCCCGGGGGCCGAGTGCCCGTCTGCCCTGGCGTGACCCCTCGCTCCCCCTCCCAGGGCGGGTgtcggtgggggaggggtcgGCGGCAACGTGGGGCCGCAGCAGCGCGGGGGAGGGCCGCTCCACGTCGTACGACTTGTTGAGGGGTGCCGGCGGGGAGCGGCGAGCAAGGGGGCGCCAATGCTGCTCGACCAGGAAGCGCGGGACTCTCTCCTGGCTGCGATCCACGCCGGGGTACAGGGGACTGTCCAGGGTTTGAGAGCGCCTGCGGAAGTCACGGGGGCTGGCCACACGGGGGCTAACCTTGCCGCTGGGGGGGCTGCCGCAGGAGGGGCCGTCGAGAACGCTGCCACCTGccggagaaggaggagggctTCCCAGGAGAGCCCGCTCGCGTGACCTCGGAGGGCTGAGCTCGGCAGCGTTCATGGGATCCGAGATGAGGATGTTGCCGGTGGAAAGAGGGCGGAGTCTCcgccggtgggggaggggactcagGCTGGGCTTGGGGTTGGGCAGTTGGGCGTACGATCCAGTCAGGCTGTGCGGGAGGCAGCCCAGCAGCAAGTCCAGGGGGCCGCTGGGATCAGAATCAGGCTGGCGGCGGGCGGGGCTGAGGGGGGCGGGGCTGGGCGTTGGATGGGCACCAGCTCCCCCGCCACAGGACTCGTCCCCAGGGCCACCGCTCTCGTTCTCCTTGTCACTGAGACTCTCCTCCAGCACGGGCGTGTCTCCGCAGCGGTCCCCGGATCGAGGGGAGGTCCGCGCCTCCCGCTCCAGGTTATCATCCTCCTCActgtccccaccccccctctCCCCACAGGGTGGGGTGGACGTGTCAGGCAGCAAAGAGAATCCGGTTACAGACTGATGCTTCTGCAGGGAACCAGTAGGGGGAGCAAGAGTTTCTGAATCCTGCGACGACTTTAGGACCTTCGGGACAGAGAGACAAACGCGTTTCATTCCCG
This genomic window from Scleropages formosus chromosome 1, fSclFor1.1, whole genome shotgun sequence contains:
- the LOC108930176 gene encoding centriolar coiled-coil protein of 110 kDa-like isoform X3 translates to MESYEEFCSRSLARVLAQGEATCRGASGQKEAPHSLIQFHGMAVLAPLLSGEQRGDMVRYRQRAVRLEADRRNRHRDLLLARVRDILDRVQVLKSSQDSETLAPPTGSLQKHQSVTGFSLLPDTSTPPCGERGGGDSEEDDNLEREARTSPRSGDRCGDTPVLEESLSDKENESGGPGDESCGGGAGAHPTPSPAPLSPARRQPDSDPSGPLDLLLGCLPHSLTGSYAQLPNPKPSLSPLPHRRRLRPLSTGNILISDPMNAAELSPPRSRERALLGSPPPSPAGGSVLDGPSCGSPPSGKVSPRVASPRDFRRRSQTLDSPLYPGVDRSQERVPRFLVEQHWRPLARRSPPAPLNKSYDVERPSPALLRPHVAADPSPTDTRPGRGSEGSRQGRRALGPRDGAAGEAQVLEDIRQQPQEENSHRFSAVRAEQERAQPPLQERKWREQGDELVLAKGPGRDSEALRYSPAVSSHVPSVTVRSPVYPWGPSPGASRTRSRLTLQAVLPEQQRALCRLTALARGFLTRRLLSTEKVKHLRQTVQDTQEFIRSFQNEVPGKRAALSAQDLSLQERVRAQLRAALFDIHDIFFAWGVGERMALLQQDRELRAERKLREMEKARSPRERVTLSAATQKSLHRKKQRMIEMSGQGKRASPKTKIQAKNSCGPHKRLSAPLAPTVSPRILQPSQGQNALPMRPLLRQGSLYKKSPEERVKRCHNLRKQHSLG
- the LOC108930176 gene encoding centriolar coiled-coil protein of 110 kDa-like isoform X4; this encodes MESYEEFCSRSLARVLAQGEATCRGASGQKEAPHSLIQFHGMAVLAPLLSGEQRGDMVRYRQRAVRLEADRRNRHRDLLLARVRDILDRVQVLKSSQDSETLAPPTGSLQKHQSVTGFSLLPDTSTPPCGERGGGDSEEDDNLEREARTSPRSGDRCGDTPVLEESLSDKENESGGPGDESCGGGAGAHPTPSPAPLSPARRQPDSDPSGPLDLLLGCLPHSLTGSYAQLPNPKPSLSPLPHRRRLRPLSTGNILISDPMNAAELSPPRSRERALLGSPPPSPAGGSVLDGPSCGSPPSGKVSPRVASPRDFRRRSQTLDSPLYPGVDRSQERVPRFLVEQHWRPLARRSPPAPLNKSYDVERPSPALLRPHVAADPSPTDTRPGRGSEGSRQGRRALGPRDGAAGEAQVLEDIRQQPQEENSHRFSAVRAEQERAQPPLQERKWREQGDELVLAKGPGRDSEALSENCSPLTPILQADKLPGPSALSKGYSPAVSSHVPSVTVRSPVYPWGPSPGASRTRSRLTLDTQEFIRSFQNEVPGKRAALSAQDLSLQERVRAQLRAALFDIHDIFFAWGVGERMALLQQDRELRAERKLREMEKARSPRERVTLSAATQKSLHRKKQRMIEMSGQGKRASPKTKIQAKNSCGPHKRLSAPLAPTVSPRILQPSQGQNALPMRPLLRQGSLYKKSPEERVKRCHNLRKQHSLG
- the LOC108930176 gene encoding centriolar coiled-coil protein of 110 kDa-like isoform X2, whose translation is MESYEEFCSRSLARVLAQGEATCRGASGQKEAPHSLIQFHGMAVLAPLLSGEQRGDMVRYRQRAVRLEADRRNRHRDLLLARVRDILDRVQVLKSSQDSETLAPPTGSLQKHQSVTGFSLLPDTSTPPCGERGGGDSEEDDNLEREARTSPRSGDRCGDTPVLEESLSDKENESGGPGDESCGGGAGAHPTPSPAPLSPARRQPDSDPSGPLDLLLGCLPHSLTGSYAQLPNPKPSLSPLPHRRRLRPLSTGNILISDPMNAAELSPPRSRERALLGSPPPSPAGGSVLDGPSCGSPPSGKVSPRVASPRDFRRRSQTLDSPLYPGVDRSQERVPRFLVEQHWRPLARRSPPAPLNKSYDVERPSPALLRPHVAADPSPTDTRPGRGSEGSRQGRRALGPRDGAAGEAQVLEDIRQQPQEENSHRFSAVRAEQERAQPPLQERKWREQGDELVLAKGPGRDSEALSENCSPLTPILQADKLPGPSALSKGYSPAVSSHVPSVTVRSPVYPWGPSPGASRTRSRLTLAVLPEQQRALCRLTALARGFLTRRLLSTEKVKHLRQTVQDTQEFIRSFQNEVPGKRAALSAQDLSLQERVRAQLRAALFDIHDIFFAWGVGERMALLQQDRELRAERKLREMEKARSPRERVTLSAATQKSLHRKKQRMIEMSGQGKRASPKTKIQAKNSCGPHKRLSAPLAPTVSPRILQPSQGQNALPMRPLLRQGSLYKKSPEERVKRCHNLRKQHSLG
- the LOC108930176 gene encoding centriolar coiled-coil protein of 110 kDa-like isoform X1 translates to MESYEEFCSRSLARVLAQGEATCRGASGQKEAPHSLIQFHGMAVLAPLLSGEQRGDMVRYRQRAVRLEADRRNRHRDLLLARVRDILDRVQVLKSSQDSETLAPPTGSLQKHQSVTGFSLLPDTSTPPCGERGGGDSEEDDNLEREARTSPRSGDRCGDTPVLEESLSDKENESGGPGDESCGGGAGAHPTPSPAPLSPARRQPDSDPSGPLDLLLGCLPHSLTGSYAQLPNPKPSLSPLPHRRRLRPLSTGNILISDPMNAAELSPPRSRERALLGSPPPSPAGGSVLDGPSCGSPPSGKVSPRVASPRDFRRRSQTLDSPLYPGVDRSQERVPRFLVEQHWRPLARRSPPAPLNKSYDVERPSPALLRPHVAADPSPTDTRPGRGSEGSRQGRRALGPRDGAAGEAQVLEDIRQQPQEENSHRFSAVRAEQERAQPPLQERKWREQGDELVLAKGPGRDSEALSENCSPLTPILQADKLPGPSALSKGYSPAVSSHVPSVTVRSPVYPWGPSPGASRTRSRLTLQAVLPEQQRALCRLTALARGFLTRRLLSTEKVKHLRQTVQDTQEFIRSFQNEVPGKRAALSAQDLSLQERVRAQLRAALFDIHDIFFAWGVGERMALLQQDRELRAERKLREMEKARSPRERVTLSAATQKSLHRKKQRMIEMSGQGKRASPKTKIQAKNSCGPHKRLSAPLAPTVSPRILQPSQGQNALPMRPLLRQGSLYKKSPEERVKRCHNLRKQHSLG